In Gossypium hirsutum isolate 1008001.06 chromosome D01, Gossypium_hirsutum_v2.1, whole genome shotgun sequence, the genomic window tcttttttttctttatttttcattctcttctgcttctccctctgttttcctacattctttatttcttttaatataccAGGAAGTTGAATTGGTAGTGAAGAAAGAAGCATGGTATGAgtttatgggttttggttataggcaaATGATGACAATCGACTTCCTACTTCTTTTTTCACTACCAATTCGACTTcctaatatgttaaaagaaatggaaaatgtatgaaaacaaagggagaaacaaaagagaatggaaaaaaagaggaaagtttaaataacataaaagaaaaaaattaaattacttaaaaggaaaaaatatagggatcaattgtataatttaacctaaaattttgtttgaaatgatgatttaacgtgccacgtcagcttaccgttacaccattaacgacgattaatggctcagtgactaaaatattacaacatgataacataaatgactaaaacgtaacatttcaaatataaatgactaaaacgtaacctaaggtaaacaaaagtgaccataaGTGTAGTttactctttctttttttgaaagaATATACTTGTAAATGAAGTTATTTAAGGGAAAGTGAGTGCAAATAGTTGGAAAATATTGAGATTGTAATTATCCAtgttagggtctgtttgattgccagtaaaatattttccgtaaaatgatttctggaaaatgttttacttttctgtaaaatgatttactgaaaaatattttctggtgtttgattgaatcagtgtaaaatattttctgctgtttgacagatttcctgaaaatattttatgaaaaagttgtttttacatatattaatatatattaataaatttttatattttaaattgtttttacatatattgcaatgatttatttataataatactcaattattaaactacaatattaatcgttataaattgaaaaaaaatgcatTCTTATTAGTTGGAAAAAAAAGTGAAGAGAAATGGctaaaaatttaccttttttattttattatttattaaatgggAAGTAAACTTCATACAATACAACATTCTTGAGCAATAATTAAATTCCTAATAGACTAAACTTGTGATTAATTTGGTCAAAAATCAATCAAAGCTTAGGAGTTTGACACAATTAATTCAACCTTTCTCTATAAAATGAAGTATAAGCTTTATGGTAATCGAACATCTCTCTTAAGATCATCAAATGTTTTGTGAGAGTCAAATTTCTAATGGTTAACCATTTACAAATGATGAAGTATTGTTGTCTAAGAGAGAGAGTAGTGATATATGTATACCATATAAACATACACTACTTTTTCTAAATGTCTGTACATATTAACAAACTTTAATACAACAATACAACTACATGTTGTTGTCTAAGAGAGAGAGTAGTGATATATGTATACCATATAAACATACACTACTTTTTCTAAATGTCTGTACATATTAACAAACTTTAATACAACAATACAACTACATGCATGGTATTGATCCTTTACCTCcttttatgtatgtatatgtactAGCTGATGTAGAATTTTAAGGGCAAGACTAGCTTGAAGATTCTTCTTAAGTCGGCTCCTTCCTTCATAGGGAAAAAAATACAGAACGAAGCTTGAATGAAGAAGAAGTCTCAACAACTTCAAGCTGCGTCATGATGATTGAGAAATTCTATTATACAAGGATACACTAGATCTACGGCCTGCATCAAAAGGAAGTGTAAATATTTAGGAGAAGCAATGTTCCAATTGGAATAACAGGAACATTTAGGACCTGTGCAGGGTCTGCCTGCTCACCGAAGAGAAATAACATCAGATTATTGTCAATATACATACAAGCAGATAATAACACTTCACAGAGAAACAATGCTTAAGCAATTTAGCTTCAATAACACTTGCCAAGGGTAAAAGCAGTTTGAGTGACGATCTAGAAGACATATAGTCCAATGATGATGCCAACGTAGTGACTGCTGCCAATCCAGAATCCTTTCCTTCATAACCTTATAAAAACAAGACATTTTAGCACTCCTATATATTGTTCAAGATACAAAGTCAAAGTAAGATGAAAAGTTTACTTATAAAACTATTCCATCAAGTAGCCTACCGGGACATATAGAACTCTTTTGGACTTATACAGCAACGATTTTGATTCCATCTAAGGGCCTTAAAGAGTTCAAAATTAATTGGCTCTACTCATAAAGGACTCAACATCATCCTGGTTGACATGCTTTAGCTGTGATAATTAAAACGCAACAGTTTGAACTCTTAGATTAGCCAAGCTGTTAAAATTGCTGTTAAAATGTTTAACCGGTCTAAAAAGTGATTATAAACTGTTTACAAGTCTATTTCAGTCGGTGCTGTGTCCAAAGGAAATGAAATTCAAGTTGGTCACAGCTTCAAAATGCTAAATAAATTCTAATCATAACAGAACAGAGAAATTAAACATGCAGTTATGTGTTAATATAACAAACTATTTTGCAATACCAAAAAGGTAATAGCCAAAAGGATATGCAGTAATAGGTTTTACATAGGTCATAAATGTAGATGAACAAGCAAGTTTTTACAGAATCTTACCACATCGTGATAGCATCGCATATAGCAAGATACTGCCCATAGAATGACCGATTGCAAGTAACTTGCCATCCTTTGGTTCACTCTTATCCTTTATGTATTCCATCTaagataaaaattttagtttaacaatACTCAAGTTAGTTGTCATGGCTTACGAATTGTCAGCTGGTGTACGCATCGCATAAGGGAGGCACCTCACCACAGCAGGGACGTCTTCTTCTAGGTAGTTATCAAAGTCCCAATCATACTTGGAAATAAGATCAAGTTGTTTCTGCATATCTTTTAGTGCTGTGGAAATGCTGTTTTGCATATCAAAAGCACGTACTGGAGATGATCTTTCAGCTTCTTCAATTATATTTACAAGCTTTTCAATTAAATCCGTAATTTGACTGGAAAAAGCATATCTTTTTTCTGTTTTTGAAAACCTCTTATAATCTGTACCCTTACCATAAAAATCCTTCCTCTGAGAAATAGAATCTAAAGGGTCTATATATTGTCCAAAATCCATTCCTTGTGTACTCAATCCAGCACCTCTAAGTTCAATAATCCAAGTATCATATCCTTGACTGCACATGAAGCGTGCGAACGAGGACTGAACATGAATTTGCATCATCAATAGACTTAAAAACAAGAACCCCAAGAAAGCTAAAAGCCTAGAAATTACAATCCAACGGAAGAAACTCTATAAACAGAACAAGCGTAACCTCACAAAGCCATAAGCTACGAAACCACAATCCAATGGAAGAAAAGTTAAGAACATCGAGAAATAcaattaaaagctaaaaattaataacaaaaagaaaCCCATAAAAGCTATGAGGTTTAGAAAATTACAAACCCATCACGTAGAAGCTTGGAAATTGCATTAATTCACCAACAGAAATAATTCAATGAGAATGAAGAATGGATTGAAATTCGGGTATAGGGTCGGAGCGGGAAGGATTGAGGGAATCGAAATGAAGAATGGATTGGAATGGGAGAAGCCACAGAAAATGAGTAGAAATGAAAGTGGAAATAGAAAACATACATTTCTAAAGAAAGTCtgcaaagaaaattttgaagctGAGACGATGAGAGTGtagagaagagaatggaaaatgtcttacggaaggAAAATCGGTAAGACGTTTTCCAAAACTAAGGAAGTGATTTTACCCGTGTTTGTAAAAGGTTTTCCTTGTGGAATTCATTTTCCTCCAATCAAACACCGGAAAATGGGGAAAACCaattccgaaaaatattttccctatcaaacagacccttagttTTATCGAAACACTTGTTGCAAAATCAATTTAGACCTTAAATTGAAACAAAGGTAAATCAAagtgctttttcaataataattatttatattatttgtataaatttttaaatatttttattaaaataaattagaataaaactaactatttcaatttttttgaaaccAATAGTGACGTAAGAGATAATAAATGTGTTTATGGACCAGGTCGGGCTGGGTCTAagtatattattaatatattttatgcccgaaatatgagtttaaaattttgccaaagtttgtcTATATTCATAAATGGTTAACTCAAGCTCCTCTTAAACccattcatattattattttttaaaaattttaaaaaatatatttatattatttaaatttaataatttcatatatttttttatttattaaaaaattatatgtaaTTATCTTAACATTTTTAATGTTTACGTTAtagtaatatttatatattactgtatatttaatttttatgtgttgtaAATTACatgatataaaatattacaaactaAAGAAAGAGTCGGTCCGGACTTGGACCTTGAATGTTCTCTccactatgaaaagttacaaaattatcaCCAAACTACTCAaatttgtctttttattattattatcactagTTGACTAACAGtacaacttttaaattttacataatagtaattttaactCTCAATATTATAAAGAAGTGCAAAACTCAATATAATAGAAACACCaaaaaattcaagataataaatttcatattatctcatttttttttaaaatttacccccAATATTATAAAGAAGAGCAaacaaaaaaatactaaattacaCAATGCGTAAATATcgagagttaatttttttataatcaatactaaatttgacatattttataaatgttgagagttaaagttgttattatgctAATTCTAAAAGCTACCATCGTTAGTCAGATGGTGACcagaaaagataaaattgaatagttggataatcattttgtaactcatatttaggtgaccaaaatagaaatttactaatagttggatgatattgtaacttttcatagttagatgactaaaaaataaatttactaatagttgactGCCTACCAGTTAAATTTACCCTAATAATAATGATGTGGTAAAATTACTCGAATATAAGGGCCCGCTAAAGTAAAGCGCCCGCCCCATAACTTTCTTTCTTAAAACTCAAAATTAGGGTTTGCTTTAACAAAATCCCTCAGCATTCTCTGCTAGATTTCCCtccttctcttcaaattttccTGCTCGGTAATTTCTCTTTGCTTTCTCTTTCTAAGTTCATGTTCACTGTTCTCGATTCTCTTCTTTGTGCTTAATGCTGATTGtttaatctctctctctctctctctctctctctctctctctctctctcttttcggTTAGCCATTTATTGAATTCGAAATTGTTGTAGGCTTActgtttttatattttgattaaattcGTTAAGCTATTCTGAAGTGATAATCCATGAACATGAAGTCTTGAAAAACAATGGAATTCGTATTTCTGTttgtttaaaatttcatgaatttgttgtTGAAATAGCGTCGTAAGCAATGGATTTATGAAAGAAATAATGTTTTTGCTCCTTTGCTGGAATATCGTATTATATCCCTTCAATTTCTTTATATTCTCCCTTTTAGTTTAGTTGAATTTCTTATTCCTTACTTTTTGCCTTTTgtgtttttctttcccttttgccCTTTTGGTGAATGCATTTTCCCAGATATATAATTAAACGGTAGAACTGGCCATTGTCTTTTTTTGGGGGCAATCTATTATCTAACTTTCAAGAATTTCACTTTGTTGAGCATCTGAATCCTCTTGATTATCGTTCAGAACTTTCTCTTTCTTGTCTCTATTACTATTTGTACTATTTTGTAATTCCCTTTTTTGAGAGTCATTCAAGTTGCGACTCCTGTGAAAGCCATATTATCTTCATGGCACAGATTCAAACAAAATTCTTATTCTGCAACTCCATTTGGCCTCTCATTTTTGTTTCCTACTTTCCACATTTGGACTCTTTTCTTTTGTCAATGCTTCTGGCTTCTGTGCTTCCTTCACAGTTGCTTTGCAAGCTTGGTTTATTAGATTACATAAAATGCCAAGGACAAGGGAAGAGATTGAAGAGCAGGTGGACCTTGATGGAGACAATGATCCTGAGGAGACTATAGAGGAAGAGGTTGAATATGAAGAAATAGAGGAAGAGGAGGAAGTGGAAGTTGAGGAAGAGGTAGAAGAGGAAGtggaagtagaagaagaagaagaagaggacgAGGATGAGGATGCTGAGCTTGTTGATTTCCAGAAAGGCTCTGATGCTAATGAGGGGATGGATGATTTTGAAAcagaggaagaaaagaaaaagaagcatgCAGAGCTTCTTGCACTTCCTCCTCATGGGTCAGAGGTTTACCTTGGTGGCATTCCTCATGATGCTTCTGATGAGGACTTGAGGAGATTTTGTGAATCTATAGGAGAAGTCATAGAGGTAACTTTTGCTAATTTCACAATGTCTGGCTGTGTTATTCTTATTTTGGCTGACTAGGTCATGATTATAGGTTAGGATAATGAAGGAGAAAGATTCAGGGGAGGCCAAGGGTTATGCTTTTGTGACCTTCAGGTCCAAAGAGTTGGCTTCCAAAGCTATTGAAAATCTGAATGGTTCTGAATTCAAGGTGAGAAAGAATGGTCTGCAGATTCTAGTAGGGCTTAACATTAAATACGTGCTGTTATTTGTTTGTATCCAATTTTCGTCTTCCTTTTTGCTTCCTATGAATTAAGTAGACGAATAGTGGCTTTGTTTTTTTCCAATTATTTTCACCCCTGAAGCTTTTTTCTGTTTTCTTGTTTACTCTTTTTGCCTTCTTCAGGGGAAGAAGATAAAATGTTCAACATCTCAAGCAAAGAATAAGTTATTTATTGGTAATGTTCCCAGAAACTGGGGGGAGGAAGATGTGAAGAAGGTTGTAAAAGATGTTGGTCCTGGAGTCAATAGTATTGAATTGTTGAAGGTTTGTGCATTAGTGCATTTGTTGTCTGTCACTTCCAGATTTTTGAGACTGATGTAATTCAATTAAAAGTTCCAAGTCTTATGTGCCAATTTATATCAGCTATTGATACAATGAGCTTGACATTGATAGGATCCAATGAACCCTAGCCGAAACCGTGGATTTGTTTTCATAGAGTACTATAATCATGCATGTGCTGAATACTCAAGACAGAAAATGATGAAGCCAACATTTAAGCTTGATGATAATGCTCCAACCGTGAGTTGGGCAGACCCAAGAAGTGCAGAATCTTTTTCCAATACTCAGGTTTTTTAATCTTATTTGCTGAATAATGCATTGTGGCTTTAATGCTTGGCCTTATTTGCAGAATAATGTGCACAGGGAGTTGTCTAGTCATAATGTTTGATATATTGCAGGTTAAGGCTTTGTATGTTAAGAATTTGCCAAAAGATATAACTCAGGATCGCCTAAGGAAGCTGTTTGAACATCATGGAAAGATCTTGAAAGTTGTAGTTCCACCTGCGAAAGTTGGAAAGGAGAACAGCAGATATGGTTTTGTGCATTTTGCGGAGAGGTCAAGTGCCATGAAAGCATTGAAGAACACTGAAAAATATGAGATTGATGGTAGGATATACATCTTGTACCTTACAGATTTTATTAACTTCTGTATTTTTCCATGGAGATTAAGGGCATCATTGATGTTATTTTATTGGGTTTTCTGTTATTGACAGATCACGTATTGGAGTGCTCTCTTGCAAAACCACAAGCGGATCAGAAGTCTGGAGCATCTGGCTCCCAGAAGTTATCTCTAGATTCGAGCTTCCCACCTCTTCTCGGATATGGTTTAGTTGGGGGAGCATATGGTGGTCTTGGGACAGGATTTGGTCCTGCTGGCTTTGGACAGGTTAGATACTTTTTTTCACTTTGTCTTCTCAGAATTCAGCCTTTTTATGCTCATTTGTAATTGGAAAAAGTTGGAAAGTGAAATAGTTGAcattttttaagggaaacaatTCGAATGGGCTCAGATCTCTTTTAGATTGAACTTGGGTTCTTTATTTGTGAATACTGGGTGATTAATCTAAAATTGGCACATAAGTCTGCACTGGTTGTATCCTGTTATTTCTCTAATACTCCCTTCAGGAATGTAAAGGAACATTGCACTTTATAAAGAATAAGAAAGGCACCATTCTTTCCTacatcaaaatttcttttctTATAATAAGTTTGTGAATATCCTACGGTAGACATTATTATGCGAGTTGACCGTTAGACATTGCCTATAATAAGGTGCCACTATTAATTTTTGACCTTTTGAATGCGTATACTtgattatttgtttttctttagcACCATTTTATAATGTTTTACTTATATTTATGTTAAAATCTTGCAGCCATTGATCTACGGTCAAGGTCCAACCCCTGCAGGAATGGCAATGATGCCAATGCTTTTACCTGATGGAAGGATTGGATATGTCTTGTAAGTTCTAAAAATGCTTTTGTGGTGCAATTGATCGTGTGAGCCTGTGCTATTGTTCTATGTGTGCATGCGTGTGTGTTTTGACATGACTGGTGCATGTGCTACCCATtcatttcttattttcttttagtCCATGATGCCGCTCACTTGAGAAATTGCTTACATTTTGGTACAGGCAACAGCCTGGAGTGCAACCACACACCCCTCCACCACAGCCCCATAGCAGCCGAGGTGGTGCTAGTGGTAGCAGTTCGAGTGGTGGAAGGCGGAGCAGCAATGACAGTAGCCGAGGACGGCGTAGGTATAATCCATATTAGTTTAGTTCCCAATTTCATGTTTTTCACGGTCTGAAGCTTAGAACGAATCTGCTTGAGTTGTATTTGAGGCTAAGCAGTAAGGATTACCCAATTAGTTTCTGTTTTAACATAATTTGATGGCAAATGTAGCTGTAAAACCATAACTGATATTTATTTGATGGCTGATGCCAATTCCAGTGATCAAAATTGcccattatattttttattttaaattataattatatatttatatcaatcattcttttaaattcttttttaatcTGGCTAGGCCAACCAaagcaaagaaaataaagaattttaGCCACAACTTGGCTCAGCAATGGACATAATTAGGccaaaatttagttaaatttatttattataatctgagttcaaattaaataaagtacTTCAGATGTTTGAATTTAGTAGGTTAAAAAAAGTTTAGGCTCCTATCgatataaaatatgatatttttgtacCAATTCATATAAATGTAATTTCTTTTTATCTTATTTCTCATAAAGATTTAATTATCAAACATGTTGAAAACAAGTGTTTAAATtcgtttatcaatttttttaaaaaaaagtaaaaaatacttaaattttttatattatccgGAAACATAAACATAAAGAAATTCGGATAAAAGATTTTTGAGTACTAATACCAATATTTAGTTTGAATATATTGTTGATGATAATtacaatatttgaatttaaatattaattaaatccataaatatcatAATTTGCATTATTCATCATCATTCCAATTTATGTTCGGTTTGTATTACTTTTTATACGAATTTGCTCATTTCATGCTAAAATGTATTCTTTTCGTCACGttcaaaataaaagttaaattctgCCATAAATCCATTTACTTTGCGAAAGTTTtggatttaatccctatacttcaatttgatcaattttaggcCCTATATTTTTTAAGATTGGTCAACCTTAGTTCCTATATGATTCTAATTTCGAATTTTTAATCCTCACCTAAACAATAgcagttaaatttatttagttaaattcaattactagtcttaTATTATGTGTAGATTTGATTCATATTCTCAAATTGAATCAttataagtccctatacttttcgaattttgaaaatttaatcttGATGCAAATGAACCTCATTAATCTATTAATTGGATTTTTAATAAGTAATATGTAGAAATAATAAGATGATAAGTCATCACGTATATGACAATATGCTTGgcatatcatattttaaaaataacagcgtttaatttaataaatttaataataatggtTTGGTGatggctgaaattttaaattttagaaaatataaagaCTGATCAaactaaaatacaaaaaaataaatccacatctttcgaaaaaagaaaagaaaagagaatttaacttaaaataaataaatttgagatttagaaaAATACTAATCTTTTATTCATCCATAGAAAACTAGTTAATGCTGTTGTGAACAAAAGTAAAATTTACAGAGATTATTATTTTCGGGATTCGTGATTATCactcttataataatagtttccggTGCCTGACGGAGCCTATCCACTAACCATGACCCAAATCCATTATACATTTTCGCAAGGTATCTATAATTAGAACTTGTGAAATACTCATCCAGGTCCGCCATTGTTGGTTCCTTAATTTTCCCAGCACTGATATCTTGAAATAGTTTCATTGCGTTCTTCTTCGTGGAGCGCAACCATTCCATCTGCATATCCATGACAAACACCTCATCTTCTATTTTATTCATCACCATTTCTTGTTTCGTAACCTCGGGACGTTTCTGTTTATTAGTATTGTATACACCTTTTGAAAAAGTACTGAAATTCAACACTTGTTTCCCAATTTCATCAATCTCAGTACTATAAACTCCCGATAGATTTTCCGATAGAAGATAATAGTTTTCTGTCACCTTTTCAAGCTCTTCTTCTTCGGGTTTATTAATCTCCTTTTTGGGTTTTGTTAAAGATGATGACGATGGTCCCTCTCGTTTAACTTTATAGCTTTCCGTCACCTTTTCAATCTCTTCTTCgggtttcttttttttgttacCGATTTTCGATTCTAATGACGGCCCTTTTTGTCGAGGTTTACAGCTTTCTTTAACAATATCCACCTCTTGGTTTCGTTTTTTTCCTTCAGACtccgatgatgatgatgatgatgttggtCGGCTTATATTCGTGTAAAACTCAAAAAGATGATCAAATTCTTCCCCAAAAGCATGAAAATTCTCAGCGATTGCGGTTTTCAGATCAACCATTATGATTTTCCCAGTACCATAAGCATATAAATGTTTCAACAAATCCAAATACTTATCGTAACTGGTTTGCTTCATTACCTTTTCACAAAACTCCATTGCTTCAGCCAATTGATCCTTAGTTTCATTCAAGCCATCGATTTTTCTATCTTCCTCGGAAGCTAGCTTCCTCTTCCCTTTGTTACTACTATCTGCTGATTGAACTCTACGAGTTACGCCATTAGCTAAGCTTAAAACGAATTGAAACTGAGTAAAAAAACCTGGGTATTCACGAAGTAAAACTTCTACAATCTCATTCAAACGATAAACGGTGATTCCTCCATTGTTGAATTCATCGACACATTGCAACAAAAGCGTATATTGATCAGCTTCCATATGTTCCTTCACCCTTTCAAGAAAAGCTTCCATCTTTGACTTGCGGAAACTCAAATCAGAGGCATCCATCTTAAACAAATCTGATTTACTgctatttcttaaatttttcttGAAGTTCTTTCTAATGGAATTTTAAGCATGAATTAAATACTAATCGGACTTTGTTTGCTAAAAGGAGTAGAAAGGcacaattttattcaaattaaaagaCTTATATTCATAGTTGGTAtaggaaaaagaaataatataacCGTCTGGAAGTTGggccatttttataatttttttaaattatagggTCACTTTTCTAAAAAggatattatatgtttatatagtATAGATATAGATTTAACGAAAtaataatgtgtaaaatattcttaaaaaatgTCAGTTCTTGTATCCGCAGATTTTGATATAATATCATtgaaaatcat contains:
- the LOC107928125 gene encoding uncharacterized protein, which gives rise to MMQIHVQSSFARFMCSQGYDTWIIELRGAGLSTQGMDFGQYIDPLDSISQRKDFYGKGTDYKRFSKTEKRYAFSSQITDLIEKLVNIIEEAERSSPVRAFDMQNSISTALKDMQKQLDLISKYDWDFDNYLEEDVPAVMEYIKDKSEPKDGKLLAIGHSMGSILLYAMLSRCGYEGKDSGLAAVTTLASSLDYMSSRSSLKLLLPLAVDLVYPCIIEFLNHHDAA
- the LOC107928214 gene encoding heterogeneous nuclear ribonucleoprotein Q, which gives rise to MPRTREEIEEQVDLDGDNDPEETIEEEVEYEEIEEEEEVEVEEEVEEEVEVEEEEEEDEDEDAELVDFQKGSDANEGMDDFETEEEKKKKHAELLALPPHGSEVYLGGIPHDASDEDLRRFCESIGEVIEVRIMKEKDSGEAKGYAFVTFRSKELASKAIENLNGSEFKGKKIKCSTSQAKNKLFIGNVPRNWGEEDVKKVVKDVGPGVNSIELLKDPMNPSRNRGFVFIEYYNHACAEYSRQKMMKPTFKLDDNAPTVSWADPRSAESFSNTQVKALYVKNLPKDITQDRLRKLFEHHGKILKVVVPPAKVGKENSRYGFVHFAERSSAMKALKNTEKYEIDDHVLECSLAKPQADQKSGASGSQKLSLDSSFPPLLGYGLVGGAYGGLGTGFGPAGFGQPLIYGQGPTPAGMAMMPMLLPDGRIGYVLQQPGVQPHTPPPQPHSSRGGASGSSSSGGRRSSNDSSRGRRRYNPY